One genomic window of Conexivisphaerales archaeon includes the following:
- a CDS encoding ABC transporter ATP-binding protein, giving the protein MAAIEFDSVSYKMPNGVMALDNVSLKIEEGELVAIVGGNGAGKTTLLKHLNGLMKPSKGEVRIFGKSTKSLSVAQLSRDVGLVFQNSDHQLFSESVKSEIAFGLRNFGFTEEEVEKRIERVVEYYGLSEMLSRAPMTLSGGEKKRLCIATVMAWEPKILALDEPTVGQDYINKMKLVEVVRSLIRLNRTVLIVSHDLEFLWPFKPRTVVMGMGRILADAPADEIYLDSELLEKSGLRQPQLARLAYALGRDSPFADPDEAARWLDGYISRR; this is encoded by the coding sequence ATGGCAGCGATAGAATTCGATTCTGTAAGCTACAAAATGCCAAACGGAGTGATGGCTCTCGATAACGTAAGCCTCAAGATTGAGGAGGGTGAGCTTGTAGCCATAGTCGGAGGAAACGGAGCGGGAAAGACGACACTCCTTAAGCATTTGAATGGTTTGATGAAGCCTAGCAAGGGGGAGGTTAGGATATTCGGTAAATCCACAAAGAGTCTTTCTGTTGCCCAGCTCTCAAGAGATGTAGGGCTAGTATTTCAGAATTCTGACCACCAGCTCTTCAGCGAAAGTGTAAAATCAGAAATTGCCTTTGGACTCAGAAATTTTGGTTTCACTGAGGAAGAGGTTGAAAAGAGGATTGAGAGGGTTGTAGAATACTATGGGCTTTCTGAAATGCTATCAAGAGCCCCGATGACTCTATCAGGTGGAGAGAAGAAGAGATTATGCATAGCTACTGTAATGGCCTGGGAACCAAAGATCCTTGCACTTGACGAACCTACAGTTGGCCAAGATTACATCAACAAGATGAAGCTGGTTGAAGTGGTTAGGTCGCTGATAAGGTTGAATAGAACTGTGCTGATCGTTTCTCATGATCTGGAATTTCTCTGGCCTTTCAAGCCAAGGACTGTAGTTATGGGAATGGGGAGAATTCTTGCCGATGCACCTGCTGATGAAATATATTTGGATTCAGAGCTTCTTGAAAAGTCAGGCCTTCGGCAGCCTCAGCTTGCCAGATTAGCCTATGCGCTTGGAAGAGATTCGCCTTTTGCTGATCCTGATGAGGCAGCAAGATGGCTTGACGGATACATCAGCAGGAGATGA
- a CDS encoding energy-coupling factor transporter transmembrane component T — protein MAQVLLEGLKFRYQRSLIHDLDPRVKLLLTALLFVFSLIGSNFYEEVITFSLIAIPASIARVLRRLLRLMVFAVPFSILIILLNIWGGGTLLRSLVIAVRFIEIVSSTSLFFVTTSPDELEYVLRWFRFPRDFVFAFATSIRFVPVMMIDLNQIIDAQKSRGLEIEKGGPIKRIRNLIPVLVPLIVTALVRSGELAEAMEARGYGAVKKPTSLFTLKLQSRDLMALCIIVPGSVALIFLYLFML, from the coding sequence ATGGCACAGGTTCTTCTTGAGGGTTTGAAATTCAGGTACCAGAGAAGTCTGATTCATGACCTGGACCCAAGGGTTAAGCTTTTACTTACTGCTCTGCTCTTTGTCTTTTCGCTTATAGGGTCGAACTTTTATGAAGAAGTTATTACCTTTTCTCTGATAGCCATTCCTGCATCAATAGCTAGGGTCCTGAGAAGACTTCTGAGGCTGATGGTATTTGCAGTCCCCTTCTCCATCCTAATCATCCTGCTGAACATATGGGGAGGCGGAACTCTATTGCGTTCACTGGTAATTGCAGTCAGATTCATCGAAATAGTTTCTTCCACATCTCTCTTCTTCGTCACCACGTCTCCTGATGAATTGGAGTATGTGCTCAGATGGTTCAGGTTTCCCAGAGATTTCGTCTTTGCCTTCGCAACATCGATAAGGTTCGTGCCAGTGATGATGATCGACCTCAACCAGATAATAGATGCTCAGAAATCGAGGGGTCTTGAGATAGAGAAGGGAGGACCTATCAAGAGGATAAGGAATCTGATCCCTGTTCTTGTTCCGCTGATAGTGACAGCTCTTGTGAGAAGTGGCGAATTAGCTGAGGCGATGGAGGCAAGAGGTTATGGAGCAGTCAAAAAGCCAACTTCTCTGTTTACCTTGAAGCTGCAGAGCAGGGACCTGATGGCTCTCTGCATAATTGTACCAGGCTCCGTAGCTCTTATATTCCTATACCTTTTTATGCTTTGA